One Nocardia iowensis DNA window includes the following coding sequences:
- a CDS encoding VWA domain-containing protein yields the protein MGTHRSGTRSRGVSKGPVIAVVAIVLLVAGVVAWFQLRDRAADEDSAAAAECVSGPATLYVTADPDIATQVRAAADRYNATKPRVRDHCAQVVVTAQPSAAIVAAFTDNKPWDQTLGPQPVLWIPDSTRSIESMRVPGIIEGTPAPIAASPIVLAVPDELRGALEQAKVGWADLPRLQQGSLDDVGLSGWGGLRMALPPGDATLAAAAAVGSAVSGAEPLSEQAAQSGQAISAISGLAADAPDAPDTAAAFGIIAGAPQSATVHAVAATEQQVKTQAGLTVFRPAGAAPIAEHPAALMSGPWVDKTQNLIGGLFADFLRAPEQAQAFIAAGFTAPPAATTPTPPRAALDKVRATLANPVLGVQSTVLVDVSASMSTTDGSMTRLANVVAALNSTMTVMPPEFGLGVWTFGKNLDGTTPYKVQAATAQLTNEQRTKVSTALNAIRADDLRPDQAYPSLIAAYKNAIAGYKPGRTNSVLLITDGPDDDSTVTGAKLASDMTAAIDRDHPVRVDIIVIGGTGTQTLQSISQQTGGTYTRVATSDDIKFGSAVVQALTTP from the coding sequence GTGGGCACACATCGCAGCGGAACCAGATCCCGGGGCGTCAGCAAAGGTCCGGTTATCGCAGTGGTGGCCATCGTGCTGCTGGTCGCGGGGGTCGTCGCGTGGTTTCAGCTACGAGACAGGGCGGCCGACGAGGACAGCGCCGCGGCGGCGGAGTGCGTCTCCGGCCCCGCGACGCTCTACGTGACCGCCGATCCGGACATCGCCACGCAGGTCCGCGCCGCCGCCGATCGGTACAACGCGACCAAACCCCGGGTGCGTGATCACTGCGCCCAGGTGGTGGTGACCGCGCAACCGTCCGCCGCGATCGTCGCGGCATTCACCGACAACAAGCCGTGGGACCAGACCCTCGGCCCGCAGCCGGTGCTGTGGATTCCCGATTCGACCCGCTCGATCGAATCGATGCGGGTGCCCGGGATCATCGAAGGCACGCCAGCGCCGATTGCGGCCAGCCCGATCGTGCTCGCGGTGCCGGACGAATTGCGCGGCGCACTCGAACAAGCCAAGGTCGGCTGGGCCGATCTGCCACGCCTGCAACAAGGTTCGCTCGACGATGTCGGTCTGTCCGGCTGGGGCGGCTTGCGAATGGCGTTGCCGCCGGGTGATGCCACCCTGGCCGCGGCCGCCGCGGTCGGCTCCGCCGTATCGGGTGCCGAACCACTCAGCGAGCAGGCCGCGCAATCCGGGCAGGCCATCTCGGCGATCTCCGGGCTCGCCGCCGACGCGCCCGACGCACCGGACACCGCCGCGGCGTTCGGCATCATCGCCGGAGCGCCACAGTCGGCCACCGTGCACGCGGTCGCCGCCACCGAACAGCAGGTGAAAACCCAAGCGGGACTGACCGTCTTCCGTCCGGCGGGTGCCGCGCCGATCGCCGAGCACCCGGCGGCGCTGATGTCCGGACCGTGGGTGGACAAGACGCAGAACCTGATCGGCGGACTCTTCGCGGACTTCCTGCGCGCGCCCGAACAAGCGCAGGCGTTCATCGCAGCCGGCTTCACCGCCCCGCCCGCCGCCACCACCCCCACACCACCACGGGCCGCACTCGACAAAGTCCGTGCCACTCTCGCCAACCCGGTGCTCGGCGTGCAATCCACTGTCCTCGTGGATGTCTCGGCCTCCATGTCGACCACCGACGGTTCGATGACCCGGCTCGCGAATGTCGTCGCCGCACTCAACTCGACGATGACCGTGATGCCACCGGAGTTCGGACTCGGCGTCTGGACGTTCGGCAAAAACCTGGACGGCACAACGCCTTACAAGGTGCAGGCCGCCACCGCCCAGCTCACGAACGAACAGCGCACCAAGGTCAGCACCGCGCTCAACGCCATCCGTGCCGACGACCTCCGGCCCGACCAGGCCTACCCGTCCCTGATCGCCGCCTACAAGAACGCGATCGCCGGATATAAACCGGGCCGCACCAATTCGGTCCTGCTGATCACCGACGGACCCGACGACGACTCCACCGTCACCGGCGCGAAACTCGCCAGCGATATGACCGCCGCGATCGACCGCGATCATCCGGTCCGGGTGGACATCATCGTGATCGGCGGCACCGGCACGCAAACCCTGCAAAGCATCTCCCAGCAGACCGGCGGCACCTATACCCGCGTCGCCACCTCCGACGACATCAAATTCGGTTCCGCCGTCGTCCAGGCGCTGACCACACCCTGA
- a CDS encoding WhiB family transcriptional regulator — protein MTVRTETTAVVELTLAELLPLSDSREWHRAACRGDPHHEAWFPYPSQDFAYAREVCAGCPIRAACGDFAARTGQSGVWGGHEFDRGQLIRP, from the coding sequence ATGACCGTTCGCACCGAGACCACCGCCGTCGTGGAGCTGACCCTGGCCGAGCTACTCCCGCTCTCGGACTCCCGAGAGTGGCACCGAGCCGCCTGCCGCGGCGACCCGCACCATGAGGCCTGGTTCCCGTACCCGTCGCAGGACTTCGCATACGCCCGCGAAGTCTGCGCGGGTTGCCCGATCCGCGCGGCCTGTGGCGACTTCGCCGCCCGGACCGGCCAGTCCGGGGTCTGGGGCGGCCACGAGTTCGACCGTGGGCAGCTGATCCGCCCGTGA
- the gcvP gene encoding aminomethyl-transferring glycine dehydrogenase, whose product MGAAVTRSFADRHIGPDRDELARILDVVGVDSLHELATKALPASILDGGAYGGLSGLPPAATEHEVLTELAGLAHANTVATSMIGLGYYDTLTPPVLVRNLLENPAWYTAYTPYQPEISQGRLEALLNFQTMVSELTGMDVANASMLDEATAAAEAMTLLHRASRSKSARLVIDTDLFPQTKTVLTTRAQPLGIELVPADLSAGELPEGEFFGVLVQTPGASGRVVDWTSMITAAHERGALVAVGADLLAMTLIAPPGEQGADVCFGTTQRFGVPLGFGGPHAGYLAVRTAYARQLPGRLVGVSVDADGDVAYRLALQTREQHIRREKATSNICTAQVLLAIVAAMYASYHGAEGLRAIARRVHGHAAAIAAGLDGAVVHDTFFDTVLAHVPGGAEAVVAKAKARGINLRLVDADHVGIACDEATTEAHVAAVLESFGTALSSDNGEPAPVAAIETRTSEFLDHPAFTKYHTETAMLRYLRALSDKDIALDRSMIPLGSCTMKLNATAEMEAITWPGFARVHPYAPVEDAPGLLQVITDLEHWLCDITGYDSVSLQPNAGSQGEYAGLLAIRRYHLDRGDTHRDTCLIPSSAHGTNAASAAMVGLRVEVVKCRENGDIDLDDLRAKIADHADRLACIMITYPSTHGVFEHEVAELCALVHDAGGQVYVDGANLNALVGLARPGRFGGDVSHLNLHKTFCIPHGGGGPGVGPVAVRSHLAQYLPGDPLETDSHAVSAAKYGSASILPITWAYIRMMGADGLRNATLTAIASANYIARRLDEYFPVLYTGEHSMVAHECILDLRPITKQTGVTVDDVAKRLADYGFHAPTMSFPVAGTLMVEPTESENLAELDDFIEAMIAIRKEIDQVAAGVWPVEDNPLRGAPHTAASLVGEWDHPYSRETAVYPRGLGHARAKVWPPVRRIDGAYGDRNLVCSCPPLEAYAD is encoded by the coding sequence ATGGGAGCTGCCGTGACTCGCTCATTTGCCGACCGCCACATCGGACCCGACCGGGACGAACTCGCCCGGATCCTGGACGTCGTCGGCGTCGACTCGCTCCACGAGCTCGCCACGAAGGCTCTGCCCGCGAGCATCCTCGACGGCGGTGCCTACGGTGGTCTGTCCGGATTGCCGCCCGCGGCAACCGAACACGAGGTGCTGACCGAACTCGCCGGACTCGCCCACGCCAACACCGTGGCCACCTCGATGATCGGGCTCGGCTACTACGACACGTTGACCCCGCCGGTGCTGGTGCGCAACCTGCTGGAGAATCCGGCCTGGTACACGGCCTACACGCCGTATCAGCCGGAGATCAGCCAGGGCCGGCTCGAGGCGCTGCTCAACTTCCAGACCATGGTGTCGGAGCTGACCGGCATGGACGTGGCCAACGCGTCGATGCTCGACGAGGCCACCGCGGCCGCCGAGGCGATGACGCTGCTGCACCGGGCGAGCCGGTCGAAATCGGCTCGGCTGGTCATCGACACCGACCTGTTCCCGCAGACCAAAACGGTGCTGACCACCCGGGCCCAGCCGCTCGGGATCGAGCTCGTCCCGGCGGATCTGTCCGCAGGCGAGCTGCCCGAAGGTGAATTCTTCGGTGTGCTCGTGCAGACGCCGGGCGCGTCCGGCCGGGTAGTGGACTGGACGTCGATGATCACCGCCGCGCACGAGCGCGGCGCGTTGGTCGCGGTGGGCGCGGACCTGCTGGCGATGACGCTGATCGCCCCGCCGGGCGAGCAAGGCGCGGACGTGTGCTTCGGAACCACCCAGCGGTTCGGCGTGCCGCTCGGGTTCGGCGGCCCGCACGCCGGGTATCTGGCAGTGCGCACGGCGTATGCCAGGCAGCTGCCGGGCAGGCTGGTCGGCGTCTCGGTAGACGCCGACGGTGATGTGGCCTACCGGCTCGCCCTGCAGACTCGTGAGCAGCACATCCGCCGGGAGAAGGCCACCTCCAATATCTGTACGGCGCAGGTGCTGCTGGCCATCGTCGCCGCGATGTACGCGAGCTACCACGGTGCCGAGGGCCTGCGCGCCATTGCCCGTCGCGTGCACGGGCATGCGGCCGCCATCGCGGCCGGGCTCGATGGTGCGGTCGTGCACGACACCTTCTTCGACACCGTGCTCGCGCATGTGCCGGGTGGCGCGGAAGCCGTTGTCGCGAAGGCGAAGGCGCGCGGGATCAACCTGCGCCTGGTCGACGCCGACCATGTCGGCATCGCCTGCGACGAGGCGACTACCGAGGCGCATGTCGCCGCCGTGCTCGAATCCTTCGGCACCGCACTGTCTTCCGATAACGGTGAGCCGGCTCCGGTCGCCGCGATCGAAACCCGGACCTCCGAGTTCCTCGACCATCCGGCATTCACCAAGTACCACACCGAGACCGCGATGCTGCGTTACCTGCGCGCGCTGTCCGACAAGGACATCGCCTTGGACCGCAGCATGATTCCGCTCGGTTCGTGCACCATGAAGCTCAACGCGACCGCGGAGATGGAGGCCATCACCTGGCCCGGCTTCGCTCGGGTGCACCCGTACGCACCGGTCGAGGACGCCCCCGGCCTGCTGCAGGTAATCACCGATTTGGAGCACTGGCTCTGCGACATCACCGGCTACGACTCGGTGAGCTTGCAGCCGAACGCGGGCAGTCAGGGTGAGTACGCGGGGCTCCTGGCGATCCGGCGCTATCACCTGGATCGTGGTGACACACACCGTGATACCTGCCTGATCCCGTCCAGCGCGCACGGCACCAACGCGGCCTCGGCGGCGATGGTCGGGCTGCGCGTCGAGGTGGTCAAGTGCCGCGAGAACGGCGATATCGACCTGGACGATCTGCGCGCCAAGATCGCCGACCACGCCGACCGGCTGGCCTGCATCATGATCACCTACCCGTCCACGCACGGCGTCTTCGAGCACGAGGTCGCCGAGCTGTGCGCGCTCGTGCACGACGCGGGCGGCCAGGTGTACGTCGACGGCGCGAACCTGAATGCCCTTGTCGGGCTTGCCCGTCCGGGCCGGTTCGGCGGCGACGTCAGCCACCTGAACTTGCACAAGACCTTCTGCATCCCGCACGGCGGCGGCGGGCCGGGCGTCGGTCCGGTGGCGGTGCGGTCGCACCTGGCGCAGTACCTGCCCGGCGATCCGCTGGAGACCGACTCGCACGCGGTGTCGGCCGCCAAGTACGGCTCCGCTTCGATTCTGCCGATTACCTGGGCCTACATCCGGATGATGGGCGCGGACGGCCTGCGTAACGCCACACTGACCGCCATCGCCTCGGCCAACTACATCGCGCGCAGGCTCGACGAGTACTTCCCGGTGCTCTACACCGGCGAGCACAGCATGGTCGCGCACGAGTGCATTCTGGATCTGCGACCGATCACCAAGCAGACCGGTGTCACCGTCGATGATGTGGCGAAGCGGTTGGCGGACTACGGGTTCCACGCGCCGACCATGAGCTTCCCGGTAGCGGGCACGCTGATGGTGGAGCCCACCGAGAGCGAAAACCTGGCCGAGCTGGACGATTTCATCGAGGCGATGATCGCCATCCGCAAGGAGATCGACCAGGTCGCCGCCGGTGTCTGGCCGGTCGAGGACAACCCGCTGCGCGGCGCACCGCACACCGCGGCCAGCCTGGTCGGCGAGTGGGATCACCCCTACAGCCGCGAAACCGCTGTTTACCCACGAGGTCTCGGTCACGCGCGGGCCAAAGTGTGGCCGCCCGTCCGCCGCATCGACGGCGCGTACGGTGACCGCAACCTGGTCTGCTCGTGCCCGCCACTGGAGGCCTACGCCGACTGA
- a CDS encoding cyclase family protein, with translation MTRLIDLTYPMDPAFREAVPMPALAAIVGPTVQWYSHTDTGRDMMLELFGCTEDDLPDGEGMAGEVLNDFGTHCGTHVDAPWHSGSTSEGRPARTISDIELSELFVPGMVLDVREWARPGAAIPVEALKSAIAATGRDIEPGDAVLIRTGQERFPISDPAYFSYPGMSGAGTRFLADQGAKILGTDAIGWDRPIPVMVQAFRQTGDRKEIWDGHYAIRDKEAFIVQQLDNLAALPLTGFTVGFFPLKLIGTSAAPARVVAFLD, from the coding sequence ATGACGCGCTTGATCGACCTCACCTACCCCATGGACCCCGCGTTCCGCGAGGCCGTGCCGATGCCCGCCTTGGCCGCGATCGTCGGCCCGACGGTGCAGTGGTATTCGCACACCGACACCGGCCGCGACATGATGCTCGAGCTCTTCGGCTGCACCGAAGACGATCTTCCGGATGGCGAGGGCATGGCAGGCGAGGTGCTCAACGACTTCGGCACCCACTGCGGCACTCACGTCGACGCACCCTGGCATTCGGGCAGCACCAGCGAGGGCAGGCCGGCCCGGACCATCAGCGATATCGAGCTGTCCGAACTGTTCGTCCCCGGCATGGTGCTCGATGTGCGCGAATGGGCCCGGCCGGGCGCGGCCATCCCGGTGGAGGCGCTGAAGTCGGCGATCGCGGCGACCGGACGCGACATCGAGCCCGGCGACGCCGTCCTCATCCGCACCGGTCAGGAACGGTTCCCGATCAGCGATCCGGCCTATTTCAGCTATCCGGGAATGTCCGGCGCGGGTACCCGGTTCCTCGCCGATCAAGGCGCCAAGATCCTCGGCACCGACGCCATCGGCTGGGACCGGCCGATCCCGGTGATGGTGCAGGCTTTCCGGCAGACCGGTGACCGGAAGGAAATCTGGGACGGCCACTACGCCATCCGCGACAAGGAGGCCTTCATCGTGCAACAGCTCGACAATCTCGCCGCCCTGCCGCTGACCGGCTTCACCGTCGGGTTCTTCCCGCTCAAGCTGATCGGCACGAGTGCGGCACCCGCGCGCGTCGTCGCCTTCCTCGACTAG